ATCCCAAGCCCAACTTCCTCATTCCGAATTCCAGCCGGAAACTCAAATTTCAAACAATTGCCGTGGCACAAAAAAGTGGCTCAAGAAACAGGACAATTTATACAATATTGCGAATTCCGGCAGCAAATCATCCGACACCCGATTATGGGATCGTTAGCTGCAGTTTCCCAATCCCGTCTCCATCACCATTTCGTTCCTATTTCGATTCCCTGCTAAGAAATTTGAGCTGGCCACAACACTCCGACACATTCGCAGCTCCGGAGCAGCGCCACTCCCTGACTTTGGCCATTGACACGCTTGGGGTGTTAACTAAAGAACTATACAGTGAACTCTCGATATGGTGAAGCGTTCAATATGGTAGAGTATTCAATTGTGAACCAGTCATATAACCCAGGGATATCTTTCAACCAACAGACCCTCATAGACCCAAAACTTCGCCATGAAGAGATCTGCAATTGTTCATTCTTTCGGGCCTCTACTGTCTGTATATTTGGTATAATTTTACTAATAACTTGACAAAAAAAACCATAATGGCAGAGCAGAGATTCCGGCAAGAAATGGAGACCGAAAGTGAGAGCCCCGATGCGATGCTAATCATAGCCATTGTTTGGGTATAAACACTGTTTCCGATTGCGACCTACCCGACTATTACCTCGCCGGGCGGACTGGAATCCCCTGCTTCTGCTGACAGCCCTGTTATCTAACCCTCAGTTAAGGGCCGTACCTTCGTTGAATTATAATAGTACATAGTTGGAAATGTGCTACGCCCCTTTGACAGCGTCGGGTGGAGGCAACTGTTATTAGTTGAATGCTCGCATATGCCGCCTAGGGTCGTCGGGTCGGGGCGCGTGGTTCCCAGCGAACCATCGGGTTTACGCTCATACTCATCCTATGGTAATGACAACTCTTAGACGCCCGGGGGCCGCTTGGGTTTTAAATTTTGGACTCGACCGCCAGCTGTgagttttatttgatttaattaaatacGATTGCATTGGCTTGCATAATGGCCGACGAATTGACGGCTGACGGTTGACGGTTAACGGTTGACAGTTGCCCACTTGGATCAGACCTACTCTCGCATTGGGTGAAAGCTGGCCGGGATCGGATCTGTCTGCTGTTATCAGGCTCACATGGCATGGAGTCCATTGCGTCTTGTTTTGTGACCCCAAAAGCTGATAAGCGTTCAAGTGCAATGTCATGTTGAAGAGTGTGTTTTTGTTGAGAATCTATGTACATACACTACAAGAATATTTGAtaagtttttaaatatttcagTCATTTCACTAAAGAAATTAAGAATATTTTCCTCAGGACTTAAGACATTttagtattttattttttctgaGTGTAGGATTATGGACGGTTGCTGGTGATTAATCAGTTGACGCTTCCCTTGGCATCTTTCTTACAACTCTTGATAACAGAGCTTGTTGATTCCACTACAAAGCGGAAGTGAAACATCGCGATGACGGAGGAAATATCTTGTTTTTTGGAATATTTTATTTCGATAATTTCCTTCTGTTGTGTAAATCATTTTAAATGCAAATCGATTTTACCATCCCCATGGAAGTACATACTTGAGCAACGATCCATCTCCGAGTTGCTGGTGATAGAAGCTGCCCCACAAAAACAAGTTAATCAAGGAACGACTTTTGCTAGAAGTCTATGCCGATTCTCTGTCTGGGTATCAGCTCATTCCGCTCGGTAAGTGAGCTCTGGATTGAGCTTATCATCGTGAGGGAATGCAATTAAATAATATAGTGTTAGACGCGGACGGGCTTATCGCTGAACTCTTGACACCGAGCAGCTGgtggcagagacagaggcagccAGCTATCAGCAGTGGAGTGGCGTCGGTATAAATCTAGGAAACCGGGCCGTCGGCGATTCAGTCTAGAATTTCAACTGATTCGTGATCGTGTGTGGAACAATACTCGTACAAACAATATGCTGAAGTATCTCGTCCTTACCCTGGCCCTCTGTGCTGCGGTGTGTATATCGATTGAATCACTGATAATCCCATCATCATaattaaatcaataaaaaaCACTCGTAAACAGGCCTACGCCGACGATGAGTGGAAGCCCAAGACTGGCGACGAAATCAAGAACATACGCATTGAGTGCCTGAAGGAGAGTCCCCTGAGCGGCGATCAGATCTCGCAGCTGAAGCAGCTGATCTTCCCCGACGAGCCCGATGTGCGCCAGTATCTGCTCTGCTCCGCCCAGAAGCTGGACATCTTCTGCACCCACGAGGGCTACCATGCCGATCGTCTTGCCAAGCAGTTCAAGATGGACCTCACGGAGGAAGAGGCCCTGCAGATCGCCCAGGGCTGCATCGACAAGAACGAGGAGGGCAGCCCTGCGGATGTGTGGGCCTTCCGTGGACACAAGTGTCTGATGGCCAGCAAGATCGGCGACAAGGTTAAGGCCTTCGTCAAGGCCAAGCAGGAGGCGGCCAAGGCCAGCGCTTAGGATCTGAGACCAATAAAAGTGTTCACATTTTGTGCTGGAACGCAACTCGTTGAAGTCGGGAAGTATATTTCTTGAAAGAGGCTAAGCGGGGGGCGGAGGCTGGGGGTAACACAATTAGACTACAAGTGCACTGAACTACATTGAATAGCTATGGCTACTGAGCAAGTGACTCTCCCGGAGTAGCCTAGGCATCGCCGCCCTCGGATATGGTCTTCATGGCAGCATCGATGTGCTCCACCAGCGGCAG
This region of Drosophila miranda strain MSH22 chromosome 2, D.miranda_PacBio2.1, whole genome shotgun sequence genomic DNA includes:
- the LOC108157191 gene encoding general odorant-binding protein 99a, which produces MLKYLVLTLALCAAAYADDEWKPKTGDEIKNIRIECLKESPLSGDQISQLKQLIFPDEPDVRQYLLCSAQKLDIFCTHEGYHADRLAKQFKMDLTEEEALQIAQGCIDKNEEGSPADVWAFRGHKCLMASKIGDKVKAFVKAKQEAAKASA